In one Gadus morhua chromosome 15, gadMor3.0, whole genome shotgun sequence genomic region, the following are encoded:
- the LOC115559520 gene encoding transmembrane protein 121, protein MVPPPPTNKPHVCLSTILIMSSMALIDAYLVEQNHGPRKIGICIMVIVGDICFLIVLRYVAVWVGAEVRTAKRGYAMVLWFLYIFVLEIKVYFVYQNYKADRKSLDALARKALTLLLSICIPVLFVVLVAIDHMEYVRNFKKREEIRNRLFWVVVDLLDILDIQANLWEPQKKGLPLWAEGLMFFYCYILLLVLPCVSLSEISMQGINIVPHKMLLYPILSLVTINVITLFIRGGNMLLYRDARVSGILIGKNVLAIILKTCSFVQYRRQMLSAPPAFGVELQKNSAAASHHHHAARHPSPSLPQVVMQDQTPLPEVTTTCEHT, encoded by the coding sequence ATGGTCCCGCCGCCCCCCACCAACAAGCCCCACGTGTGTCTCTCCACCATCCTGATCATGAGCAGCATGGCCCTGATCGACGCCTACCTGGTAGAGCAGAACCACGGGCCGCGCAAGATCGGCATCTGCATCATGGTGATCGTGGGGGACATCTGCTTCCTGATCGTGCTGCGCTACGTGGCCGTGTGGGTGGGCGCCGAGGTGCGCACCGCCAAGCGCGGCTACGCCATGGTGCTCTGGTTCCTCTACATCTTCGTGCTGGAGATCAAGGTGTACTTTGTGTACCAGAACTACAAGGCGGACCGGAAGAGCCTGGACGCGCTGGCCCGGAAGGCGCTGACCCTTCTGCTCTCCATCTGCATCCCCGTGCTGTTCGTGGTGCTGGTGGCCATCGACCACATGGAGTACGTGCGCAACTtcaagaagagggaggagatcCGCAACCGCCTGTtctgggtggtggtggacctGCTGGACATCCTGGACATCCAGGCCAACCTGTGGGAGCCCCAGAAGAAGGGCCTGCCGCTGTGGGCCGAGGGCCTGATGTTCTTCTACTGCTACatcctgctgctggtgctgccctgcgtgtccctgagcgagatcAGCATGCAGGGCATCAACATCGTGCCGCACAAGATGCTGCTGTACCCCATCCTGAGCCTGGTCACCATCAACGTCATCACGCTGTTCATCCGCGGCGGGAACATGCTGCTGTACCGGGACGCCCGCGTCTCGGGCATCCTGATCGGGAAGAACGTGCTGGCCATCATACTGAAGACCTGCAGCTTCGTGCAGTACCGGCGGCAGATGCTCAGCGCGCCCCCGGCCTTCGGGGTGGAGCTGCAGAAGAACTCGGCGGccgcctcccaccaccaccacgccgcCCGCCACCCGTCCCCGTCCCTGCCCCAGGTGGTGATGCAGGACCAGACGCCTCTGCCCGAGGTGACCACCACGTGTGAGCACACATGA